Proteins encoded in a region of the Candidatus Obscuribacter sp. genome:
- a CDS encoding ribonuclease H-like domain-containing protein gives MVKHRKPELFEGDIPEERLKHYLTKKVVAIDTETRGLILRRDRLCLVQICDEDGVVSFVRYGDVKDMHPEAMSNVKKLCHDPNVVKIFHYGRFDVSVLKYYLGIDVNPLFCTKIASKLVRTYTDRHSLKDLVRELLGVELDKSDQTSDWAQPNLTDSQLEYAANDVRVLLPIYDKIKELLVRENRLDLHTRLCQALPTVCELDAMGFNNIFEH, from the coding sequence CTGGTTAAGCACCGCAAACCTGAACTCTTCGAAGGCGACATCCCGGAAGAGCGTCTCAAGCACTATCTAACTAAAAAGGTAGTGGCAATCGATACTGAGACTAGAGGGCTTATCCTCAGGCGCGACAGGCTCTGTCTTGTGCAAATTTGCGACGAAGACGGTGTTGTTAGCTTTGTCCGCTATGGTGATGTCAAAGACATGCATCCAGAGGCTATGAGCAATGTCAAAAAGCTCTGCCATGACCCCAATGTGGTCAAAATATTTCACTATGGTCGCTTTGATGTGTCTGTGCTCAAGTACTATCTGGGCATTGATGTAAATCCGCTATTTTGCACTAAGATCGCAAGCAAACTGGTACGCACTTATACAGACAGGCACAGTCTCAAAGATCTGGTGCGCGAATTACTCGGTGTTGAACTGGATAAATCAGATCAAACCAGCGATTGGGCTCAGCCAAACTTGACTGACAGTCAGCTTGAGTACGCGGCAAACGATGTGAGAGTGCTTTTGCCAATCTACGACAAAATCAAAGAACTCCTCGTCAGAGAAAACCGCCTGGATCTGCACACAAGACTCTGTCAGGCTCTGCCAACAGTGTGCGAGCTTGACGCTATGGGTTTTAACAATATTTTTGAACACTAA
- a CDS encoding 4Fe-4S dicluster domain-containing protein, with translation MSAPCDKLELLSLSKELLESCIHCGLCLPACPTYLATGRETESPRGRIYAVTKWQEKGGDMDARTAEHLNSCLGCLGCQTACPSGVKYEQILEGVRPTLGQKRPPLVRAFMRFAFAYLLPNYFLLSIMGAALRLVQRLKLDRLPLIDSVQKLREWRMFTPQVPPHRVLPTDSAALPGSGQNKTAQFFKGCVMDVFYNDVNNAALRVLNRTGTSCHIGAQTCCGALAFHAGDEDIALNLARQNINYFSATDGDIVVTSAGCGAILKSYGHILANDPVYADKARAFASRVKDFSEAIDPQLLKNSLIKDNPGKGVKVAYHAACHLAHAQGVRLEPKALLDVLAQNQLVELIALVDSEHCCGSAGIYNLINTELSLKVLDAKMQNVKDCAVDCVVTSNPGCLLQLNAGVSRDRLNVKVKHLAQLLDSPDAH, from the coding sequence ATGAGTGCACCTTGCGACAAATTGGAGCTTTTGTCTCTATCCAAAGAATTATTAGAAAGCTGCATCCACTGCGGTTTATGCCTGCCTGCCTGTCCCACCTATCTGGCCACCGGCAGGGAGACTGAGTCCCCGCGCGGTCGCATCTATGCCGTTACCAAATGGCAAGAAAAAGGTGGCGATATGGATGCTCGTACTGCTGAGCATCTAAATAGCTGTCTTGGTTGTCTGGGCTGTCAGACAGCCTGCCCATCAGGCGTCAAGTATGAGCAAATATTAGAAGGAGTAAGACCCACTCTTGGCCAAAAGCGTCCGCCACTGGTCCGGGCATTTATGCGTTTTGCTTTTGCATATCTCTTGCCCAATTATTTTTTGCTCTCCATAATGGGAGCCGCTCTCAGACTTGTGCAGAGACTTAAGCTGGACCGGCTGCCGCTTATTGATAGTGTCCAAAAGCTCAGAGAGTGGCGTATGTTTACGCCCCAGGTGCCACCACATAGAGTGCTGCCAACAGACAGTGCCGCTCTGCCTGGCTCAGGACAAAACAAGACTGCTCAATTTTTTAAGGGCTGTGTTATGGATGTCTTTTATAACGACGTCAATAATGCTGCCCTGAGGGTACTCAACCGCACTGGCACAAGCTGTCATATAGGAGCACAGACTTGTTGTGGAGCCTTGGCTTTTCACGCTGGAGATGAGGATATTGCTCTTAATCTAGCCAGGCAAAATATCAATTACTTTAGCGCTACTGATGGCGACATTGTAGTCACATCAGCTGGTTGCGGTGCGATTCTCAAGAGCTATGGACATATACTGGCAAATGATCCGGTTTATGCGGACAAAGCCCGAGCATTTGCCTCTAGAGTCAAAGATTTTAGTGAGGCTATTGATCCTCAGCTACTTAAAAACTCGCTTATCAAAGACAACCCGGGCAAAGGAGTTAAAGTGGCTTACCATGCCGCTTGCCATCTGGCTCATGCCCAGGGTGTCAGGCTAGAGCCCAAGGCGTTACTTGATGTACTCGCTCAAAATCAGCTGGTAGAGCTGATTGCCCTGGTGGATAGTGAGCACTGTTGTGGTAGTGCTGGCATTTATAACCTGATTAATACTGAGCTATCGCTCAAAGTCCTTGACGCCAAGATGCAAAACGTCAAAGACTGCGCTGTGGACTGTGTTGTTACCTCCAATCCAGGTTGCCTTTTGCAGTTAAATGCCGGTGTCAGTAGAGATAGGCTCAATGTCAAGGTAAAGCATCTAGCCCAGTTGCTAGACAGTCCTGATGCTCATTAG
- a CDS encoding FAD-binding oxidoreductase, producing the protein MTDICNVLESGHTAWGWTLEAPSDIAELKELVQTVIAQDKGISSANPHKLASYIDRDTVFVDLSRLSSVREHVVSDLVIGVESGITLSELGRLLKERGQFFAASDDMGKLADLLRLGDGGPFESGYGYLRSNVLGFEFFDSHGSLIKCGGRVVKNVTGYDTTKLLVGSSAFGLPAFAFLRLFALPQKTVSLIVSGQELSALLQFSHKLIISALPFSALEITETNARDGYLLSLVFSGASNMVDDLIEAARSLAEDAGFVLSEGELPVKTSASFGRVELALSISLLKRISSGFCDKLGQVSIRPSQGRLTIDCESAEQLQSSSAAVKKLLLADLQDKSIKSTAMESYSYSVRVDGVLLDTVELASPGALRTELLSNLAQGLASPAYHPFKSGLFA; encoded by the coding sequence TTGACCGATATATGCAATGTGCTGGAGAGCGGACATACTGCCTGGGGGTGGACCTTAGAGGCTCCATCTGATATTGCCGAGCTAAAGGAGCTGGTCCAGACCGTTATCGCTCAGGATAAAGGCATCTCCAGCGCCAATCCTCATAAGCTTGCCAGTTATATTGACCGCGATACTGTTTTTGTGGATTTGTCCAGGCTGAGTAGTGTGAGAGAGCATGTCGTCTCAGATCTCGTTATTGGAGTGGAGAGCGGAATTACACTATCAGAGCTAGGTCGACTGCTCAAAGAGCGCGGTCAATTTTTTGCCGCCAGTGATGATATGGGCAAACTTGCTGATCTGCTGCGCCTTGGCGATGGTGGACCATTTGAGTCAGGATACGGCTACCTGCGCAGCAATGTGCTGGGCTTTGAGTTTTTTGATAGCCATGGCTCACTAATTAAATGTGGTGGCAGAGTGGTCAAAAATGTCACCGGATATGATACCACAAAGCTGTTAGTTGGCTCGAGCGCATTTGGTTTGCCTGCCTTTGCCTTTTTACGCCTATTTGCCCTGCCACAAAAGACTGTCAGTCTTATAGTCAGTGGGCAGGAGCTAAGTGCCCTACTGCAATTCAGTCATAAGTTGATAATTTCGGCCCTGCCTTTTAGCGCACTAGAAATCACCGAGACAAATGCGCGGGATGGTTATTTGCTCTCCCTGGTCTTTAGTGGTGCAAGTAATATGGTGGATGATCTCATTGAGGCGGCGAGGTCCCTGGCCGAGGATGCTGGATTTGTTTTAAGTGAAGGTGAGCTGCCAGTCAAGACATCTGCGTCTTTTGGCAGAGTGGAGTTAGCGCTCTCTATCAGTTTATTAAAACGAATCAGTAGTGGCTTTTGTGACAAGCTTGGCCAGGTCAGTATAAGACCGTCGCAAGGTCGATTGACCATAGACTGTGAGAGTGCTGAGCAACTACAGTCGAGTAGTGCCGCTGTCAAAAAATTATTGTTAGCAGACCTCCAGGACAAATCCATTAAATCCACTGCTATGGAGTCTTACAGTTATAGTGTAAGGGTGGATGGCGTGCTATTGGACACTGTGGAGCTGGCTAGCCCGGGTGCTTTGCGTACTGAGCTTTTGTCCAATCTAGCGCAAGGACTGGCCAGTCCTGCCTATCATCCCTTTAAGAGTGGGTTGTTTGCATGA
- the csaB gene encoding polysaccharide pyruvyl transferase CsaB → MAEVSKTGRKLVVVSGYYGFNNLGDEAILEELVSELKALVALEDIVVLSQDPTATASLYGVKAINRWQISKIAALMGQTKLFISGGGGLFQDTGSIKSVIYYGGLINIARMAGAQVMVYAQGLGPLKAQLSKILTRQTFKQVNTIAVRDPGSQKMLRDWQIDCTLTGDPVWLLTPGKLPEAIVRDLGRAKEQGKLLALSLRSGGGFDSEHIACLAQTLINTIKEPCTVMLLPLQKNQDTEPLAQFKECYQKLGGKTLEPDTSLLKLPSQWLALLGAADLLIGMRLHSLIMALSAEVPVIGIAYDPKVKAVMEEFNQPILPYQSKSAADCAAIWQTTIAQTLANLQSGKLAISKTLTSVKSGACQNQAIIAKMLAQ, encoded by the coding sequence ATGGCTGAAGTAAGTAAAACTGGAAGAAAACTTGTGGTTGTCTCCGGTTATTACGGCTTTAACAACCTGGGCGATGAAGCCATTTTGGAAGAGCTTGTAAGCGAATTAAAAGCGCTTGTGGCACTAGAAGATATCGTCGTGCTCTCACAAGACCCCACTGCTACAGCCAGTCTTTATGGCGTCAAAGCAATCAACCGCTGGCAGATAAGCAAGATTGCCGCACTGATGGGTCAGACAAAACTGTTTATAAGCGGTGGCGGTGGACTTTTTCAGGACACCGGCTCAATCAAATCAGTTATTTATTACGGTGGTCTTATAAATATAGCGAGAATGGCCGGAGCACAGGTCATGGTCTATGCTCAAGGCTTAGGTCCGCTCAAAGCCCAGTTGAGCAAAATCCTGACTAGACAGACTTTTAAACAGGTAAACACCATAGCCGTAAGAGACCCGGGCTCACAAAAGATGCTCCGGGATTGGCAAATAGACTGCACACTAACAGGAGACCCAGTCTGGCTTTTGACTCCAGGCAAGCTACCCGAGGCAATAGTCAGAGATCTCGGCAGAGCTAAAGAGCAAGGTAAACTATTGGCACTCTCGCTCAGATCCGGTGGCGGATTTGACAGCGAACACATCGCTTGCCTGGCTCAAACACTTATAAACACTATCAAAGAGCCCTGTACTGTTATGCTTTTGCCTCTGCAAAAAAACCAGGACACAGAACCGCTGGCTCAATTTAAGGAGTGCTACCAAAAACTCGGTGGCAAGACTCTAGAGCCTGATACAAGCTTGCTAAAGCTGCCCAGTCAGTGGCTGGCTCTATTAGGAGCGGCCGATCTGCTGATCGGCATGAGGCTGCACTCTCTTATCATGGCGCTCTCGGCAGAGGTGCCTGTGATTGGTATCGCTTATGACCCTAAGGTCAAAGCGGTGATGGAAGAGTTTAACCAGCCTATCTTGCCTTATCAGTCCAAAAGTGCGGCTGACTGCGCTGCGATTTGGCAAACAACAATCGCTCAGACCCTGGCAAACTTGCAATCAGGCAAGCTAGCTATTAGCAAAACGCTGACTAGCGTAAAAAGCGGAGCTTGTCAGAATCAGGCAATTATCGCTAAAATGCTTGCACAATAA
- a CDS encoding WecB/TagA/CpsF family glycosyltransferase gives MTRHRAFVLTYPVDLVSMPEAIALIEQAWLSKEAMHVVTLNAEMSMQSRKNPALGDVIKRADLVVPDGAGVVFALKAKGGLHKNVSRLPGIELADRALAAAAQKGVAVALIGGRPEVMQKLTGVLKEKYPTLNLVAYHDGYFKPDEEDALVASIAEHKPGLVLIALGVPRQEFFINKHRQIFGQAVLIGVGGSFDVWTGFVQRAPKSYQDMHLEWLYRLQKEPWRFSRMATTLPAFALLAMSESLTGGGKPTIQIEALKEHSH, from the coding sequence ATGACCAGACATCGCGCTTTTGTCCTTACTTATCCTGTTGACCTGGTCTCCATGCCTGAGGCTATCGCTTTAATTGAGCAAGCCTGGCTCAGCAAAGAGGCGATGCATGTCGTCACTCTCAATGCCGAGATGTCTATGCAGTCTCGCAAAAATCCAGCACTAGGTGATGTGATTAAACGAGCCGATCTGGTGGTGCCTGATGGTGCCGGTGTAGTGTTTGCCCTTAAGGCCAAAGGCGGATTGCACAAAAACGTATCGCGCTTACCTGGCATTGAGCTAGCAGACAGGGCTCTGGCAGCAGCCGCTCAAAAGGGCGTGGCAGTGGCTCTTATTGGCGGTCGCCCGGAAGTAATGCAAAAGCTCACCGGAGTACTCAAAGAAAAATATCCCACACTAAATCTGGTGGCATATCACGATGGTTATTTTAAACCAGACGAAGAAGACGCACTTGTAGCCTCAATTGCCGAACACAAACCAGGACTGGTACTAATTGCTCTGGGCGTGCCAAGACAAGAATTTTTTATCAATAAACATCGCCAGATCTTTGGTCAGGCAGTACTTATTGGTGTAGGTGGTAGCTTTGATGTCTGGACTGGCTTTGTCCAGCGCGCCCCAAAGAGCTATCAGGACATGCATCTAGAATGGCTCTATCGCCTGCAAAAAGAACCCTGGCGCTTTAGTCGCATGGCTACAACCTTACCAGCCTTTGCATTGCTGGCGATGAGCGAAAGTCTCACTGGTGGAGGTAAGCCCACTATCCAGATTGAGGCACTCAAGGAGCACAGTCACTGA
- a CDS encoding PAS domain S-box protein gives MSVQNEEIYRTLLLNSADGVIVTDIAGVITTTNPSFARLVGSRNRRNCGQ, from the coding sequence ATGTCAGTGCAAAACGAAGAAATTTACCGTACATTGCTGCTTAACTCAGCCGATGGCGTCATTGTCACTGATATAGCTGGTGTAATAACCACGACCAACCCATCATTTGCGCGTCTGGTCGGGAGCCGAAATCGAAGAAATTGTGGGCAGTAG
- a CDS encoding response regulator, which produces MLLPTPVILIINEPIKAAEFAAVLEKTGSKVHAVTSFEEANEILSFLHPDIIILPHQLDGAEGGDGRLYCQQVRATLAPPRPVLVLLHTSTDVTERINAFRYGADDVLGDPIDKNELAIRVLAHLRRRQEEFSHQLTQLPGPNLIRRMLDQCLYSDRHWAALSIDLNKIRVYNETYGDLAGDQLIKALAAILVDIADETEFVGHIEADDFLMVTRPEVAERRAELICQQFDSISTRFYPKGDIDRGYLISAGRGGVRRRVPLISIAIGIVASTSRKFQSYVDVLTTARDYRYLAKQKTGSFWVSDRGTTELAVVSDHIEGIVEHLEGGERVSRILVVEPDGAMACLLQETLALEGYTVQVTNSADDALELARFEPPDLILLESNLTGRKLDGWKLCRALKSDEELCKIWIVMATSHPNESLALEAGADLYLPKPFDMPSLLNEVSLLLRSRF; this is translated from the coding sequence GTGTTATTACCTACTCCTGTAATCCTGATTATCAATGAGCCTATTAAGGCTGCAGAATTTGCCGCGGTGCTTGAAAAGACAGGCAGCAAAGTACATGCGGTCACTTCGTTTGAAGAAGCCAACGAAATATTGTCCTTCCTCCACCCGGATATAATCATCCTGCCGCACCAGCTCGATGGAGCTGAAGGCGGAGACGGCAGGCTCTATTGCCAGCAAGTCAGAGCCACTCTAGCGCCACCACGGCCGGTGCTTGTACTTTTGCATACATCTACCGATGTGACTGAGCGCATCAATGCCTTTAGATACGGAGCCGACGACGTCCTCGGAGACCCTATCGACAAAAATGAGCTGGCTATCCGCGTCCTCGCTCACTTGCGTAGACGGCAGGAAGAATTTAGCCATCAGCTCACCCAGTTGCCTGGTCCCAATTTGATCAGACGTATGCTCGATCAATGTCTCTACTCTGATAGACACTGGGCAGCACTCTCAATAGATTTAAACAAAATACGCGTCTATAACGAGACTTATGGTGACCTCGCTGGTGACCAGCTAATTAAAGCTCTGGCAGCCATCCTGGTCGATATTGCCGATGAGACCGAATTTGTCGGTCACATCGAAGCGGATGATTTTTTGATGGTGACAAGACCAGAAGTAGCAGAGCGCCGCGCTGAGCTAATTTGCCAGCAGTTTGATAGTATCAGCACCCGCTTTTATCCTAAAGGAGACATCGACAGAGGTTATTTGATCTCGGCTGGCAGAGGCGGCGTCAGACGCAGAGTGCCGCTAATCTCCATCGCTATTGGTATCGTCGCCAGTACCAGTCGTAAATTTCAATCTTATGTAGATGTTTTGACTACAGCCAGAGATTACCGCTATCTAGCCAAACAAAAGACAGGGAGCTTTTGGGTCTCCGATAGAGGCACCACAGAGTTGGCCGTTGTCTCTGACCATATCGAAGGCATAGTAGAGCATCTAGAAGGCGGCGAACGTGTTTCTCGCATCCTTGTAGTCGAGCCGGATGGCGCCATGGCTTGTCTTTTGCAGGAGACCCTGGCACTGGAGGGCTATACCGTCCAGGTGACAAACTCTGCCGATGACGCCCTGGAATTAGCGCGCTTTGAGCCACCAGATTTGATTTTGTTGGAGAGCAATCTGACCGGTCGCAAACTCGATGGTTGGAAGCTCTGCCGCGCCCTTAAATCAGACGAAGAACTTTGCAAAATCTGGATTGTGATGGCCACATCACATCCTAACGAATCTCTGGCATTGGAAGCCGGAGCAGACCTTTATCTGCCCAAACCATTTGATATGCCATCACTCTTAAACGAAGTCAGCCTGCTTTTACGCTCACGCTTTTAG
- a CDS encoding HAD family hydrolase, which produces MTLRAVVFLDRDGTLNIEAGYIRDLKNLNLIAGAGEAVRLLNEQGIACYLTTNQTGAARGYYTEDHIKALNQRLTELLASHGAKLDGIYYCPHLSQEEGGTVAPYNIACNCRKPLPGLVDAIYKDHDDLDSALSFVVGDKATDVELAHNCAAKGILVQTGYGNEVLAGTYQWPVKPDHLAPSIVEAASWIIAQVQNARAASR; this is translated from the coding sequence ATGACTTTGCGTGCGGTAGTGTTTTTGGACCGAGACGGTACTCTCAATATCGAGGCCGGTTATATCCGCGACCTCAAAAATCTCAATTTGATTGCTGGTGCTGGAGAGGCTGTGCGTCTTTTAAATGAGCAGGGCATTGCTTGCTATTTGACCACCAATCAGACTGGTGCTGCTCGCGGGTACTATACCGAAGACCACATCAAGGCTCTCAATCAGAGACTGACTGAGCTACTGGCCAGTCACGGGGCAAAATTAGACGGCATTTATTATTGTCCGCATTTGAGCCAGGAAGAAGGTGGCACCGTTGCTCCTTACAATATTGCATGCAATTGTCGTAAGCCTTTGCCCGGTCTAGTGGATGCTATTTACAAAGACCACGATGATCTCGACTCTGCTCTGTCATTTGTCGTCGGGGATAAAGCTACTGACGTAGAGCTGGCGCATAATTGCGCGGCCAAAGGCATTCTGGTGCAAACTGGCTATGGCAATGAAGTCCTGGCCGGCACCTATCAGTGGCCAGTTAAGCCAGATCACTTAGCCCCTTCTATTGTCGAAGCAGCTAGCTGGATTATTGCCCAGGTGCAAAACGCTCGGGCTGCTAGCCGCTAA
- a CDS encoding BlaI/MecI/CopY family transcriptional regulator → MRLQDENASFRINQAGLQKFLGDLECEIMELVWKLAAPTTTVREVFDALKVKREIAYTTVMTTMVRLSEKELLNIVDKAGLANVYVPKFNREEFITEAVKQILKSLSDEYPRETLTYFEANQAKLTRKVSKRR, encoded by the coding sequence ATGAGATTACAAGACGAAAACGCTTCATTTAGAATAAACCAGGCTGGCTTGCAAAAGTTTTTAGGCGACCTGGAATGCGAAATCATGGAACTGGTCTGGAAGCTAGCAGCCCCAACCACCACCGTAAGAGAAGTCTTTGACGCTCTTAAGGTCAAGCGTGAAATCGCTTACACAACAGTGATGACCACAATGGTGCGACTCTCCGAAAAGGAGCTGCTCAATATTGTGGATAAAGCCGGTCTGGCCAATGTGTATGTGCCGAAGTTTAATCGCGAAGAATTTATTACCGAAGCGGTAAAGCAAATACTCAAGAGTCTCAGTGATGAATATCCGAGAGAAACCTTGACCTACTTTGAAGCCAATCAAGCTAAGCTCACTCGCAAAGTCAGTAAACGCCGCTAA
- a CDS encoding pilus assembly protein N-terminal domain-containing protein, producing MNKPKLSLALSLLAVAGQAGLLPVVAAPKGDFEPNQLIAQAAADQRAYVTSQPIPPVVNGVVEFEEFKTTNAIDLKVSQSRTFKFKNKIVRTSISDPGIAEPVVVSENQMVLLGKSPGTCTMLLWDDAGNSISVDLRVSKDYSQLQATLREIDPRIIVKAYNVGGSDRVLLTGDVDHPESIIRAFAASNVFMDDRGMNIQVANSRIIAAKIGESGTTGGAGGGGGSSGQLAQLNSVDRYTFFGNIPNNIGKAQVMLSDGGRVTSLVKVRKVPLIALHVSFMEMNTAAARELGTQLGFGVSGNGYAFGVGGFGGNAAGNAFSAYGGARFLQALTNQTAGGTGGIPVTIGSSQAIIGLSPSTPSMQTVSFVSPNGVRGFGQPLLLNAPATLLQQAVLLGTPGGASITPGGLINMFTGLSNFGRQNFNGSGPQFSVNPTIQGIISNRRARVLAEPTLVTISGERASFLAGGEIPIIQQVATAGTALNSVTFEPFGMRINMIPVLQENGTINLEVSPEERILSAALAFSLGPGTQQQIPGFTTRKSQTIVELKPGQELFLCGLVSSNNGREITKLPMLGEIPVLGALYRSKAFNKNESELVVSVRPEIILPGTPGQLKLPEEIGRVEGPRDLNMFQVEPTVLDERHHTSGRSERHQKTSPTLPEGAPIPDNE from the coding sequence ATGAATAAGCCCAAGTTGAGCTTAGCTTTGAGTTTATTAGCGGTGGCTGGTCAGGCTGGATTGTTGCCTGTAGTAGCTGCCCCCAAAGGCGATTTTGAGCCCAATCAATTGATTGCTCAAGCCGCTGCTGATCAGCGCGCTTATGTGACCTCGCAACCGATACCGCCCGTTGTTAACGGCGTTGTCGAATTTGAAGAGTTCAAGACAACAAACGCTATCGATTTGAAAGTATCTCAATCGAGAACTTTCAAATTCAAAAATAAAATTGTACGTACATCAATCAGTGATCCTGGTATCGCCGAGCCTGTAGTTGTCTCGGAAAACCAGATGGTACTTCTGGGCAAGAGCCCCGGTACCTGCACAATGCTCCTGTGGGACGATGCAGGCAATTCAATCAGCGTCGACCTCAGAGTTTCCAAAGATTATTCTCAATTGCAAGCGACATTGCGTGAGATCGATCCCCGGATTATCGTCAAAGCCTACAACGTTGGTGGCTCTGACCGCGTACTCCTCACTGGAGACGTTGATCACCCAGAGTCAATCATCAGAGCCTTCGCTGCTTCTAACGTCTTTATGGACGACAGAGGTATGAATATCCAGGTCGCCAATAGCCGCATCATCGCTGCCAAAATTGGTGAATCCGGTACTACTGGTGGTGCTGGTGGCGGCGGCGGTTCGTCGGGTCAGCTCGCTCAGCTCAACTCAGTTGACAGATATACATTCTTTGGCAACATCCCCAACAACATTGGCAAAGCGCAAGTAATGCTCTCTGATGGTGGTCGTGTTACATCACTAGTCAAAGTACGCAAAGTGCCTCTAATTGCCTTGCATGTTTCCTTCATGGAAATGAACACAGCGGCTGCTAGAGAACTCGGTACCCAACTAGGTTTTGGTGTTTCGGGTAATGGTTACGCCTTTGGCGTCGGCGGTTTTGGCGGCAACGCTGCTGGTAACGCCTTCTCGGCATACGGCGGTGCACGATTCCTCCAGGCTCTGACCAATCAAACGGCTGGTGGTACTGGTGGTATTCCTGTCACTATCGGTTCTTCACAAGCCATCATCGGCTTGTCGCCCAGCACACCATCGATGCAGACAGTATCCTTTGTCAGCCCCAACGGTGTTAGAGGCTTTGGTCAACCACTGTTGCTCAACGCTCCTGCCACTCTCTTGCAGCAGGCAGTATTGCTTGGTACCCCCGGTGGTGCCAGTATCACTCCTGGCGGTCTGATCAACATGTTTACTGGTCTCTCCAACTTTGGTAGACAAAACTTCAACGGATCTGGTCCTCAATTCTCGGTTAACCCGACAATCCAGGGCATCATTTCCAACCGTAGAGCCCGTGTACTGGCTGAGCCTACACTGGTAACTATCTCTGGAGAGCGCGCTTCATTCTTGGCTGGTGGAGAAATCCCAATCATCCAACAGGTTGCTACCGCTGGTACAGCTCTTAACTCTGTGACATTCGAACCTTTCGGTATGCGTATCAATATGATCCCCGTACTGCAAGAGAACGGCACAATCAACCTGGAAGTATCTCCAGAAGAGCGTATTTTGTCCGCAGCACTCGCCTTCTCACTTGGACCCGGTACCCAACAACAGATACCCGGCTTCACCACCAGAAAGAGCCAGACAATCGTCGAACTCAAGCCTGGTCAAGAGCTTTTCCTCTGTGGTCTGGTCAGCTCCAACAATGGTCGTGAAATCACAAAGCTTCCAATGCTCGGTGAAATCCCCGTTCTCGGTGCACTTTACCGCTCCAAAGCTTTCAACAAAAACGAAAGCGAACTCGTAGTCTCAGTCAGACCCGAGATCATCCTCCCCGGTACTCCTGGTCAACTCAAGTTGCCCGAAGAAATCGGTCGTGTGGAAGGACCTCGTGACCTGAACATGTTCCAGGTCGAACCAACAGTTCTCGACGAACGTCACCACACTTCAGGTCGTTCTGAGCGTCACCAAAAGACCTCACCGACTCTGCCAGAAGGTGCACCAATTCCAGACAACGAATAA